Genomic window (Granulicella arctica):
CAGAAGCTTCGGCAGGGCCTTCCGCATATCTCGATGTCCCGGTCCATAGTCATCCAGGTTGTCGTCAAGCTCGTCCGCGATGCTGGTGAACTGCTCCATCAGGTCGTGCAGATCCTGCTCGCGACCGGGCTGACGCGGCTTGGCGACAAGGGTCTCAATCGCCTTCGTCCGCTCATCGAGAAGCTTCACAAAGACGAGGACACGATCCGCCGCAACATAAGCCGAGTCGCGGAGCTGATCCACCTCAGAGTCGGTCAGCGCCGGACTCTCACGCTGAGCGTGCAGCTTTGGAGTGAGCACAAAGAATAGGAAGGCGAACAGGATCGCGATACCACCGCGCCAGAGAAGCGACAACGGAGAGTCGTGGTCCATATCGATATTAATGAGCGAAGACCTGGTTCAGGAGTTCGTTTTCTACCTGCGTAAGCTGCTTCAACGTGGCTTGCAGGGACTCACGATCCTCAAAGGAGGCGTGCTGCACATACTCGTCCAGACGACGGGTTGTATGGTGCATCAGCATCTGCGCGTTCATCAGGCGCTTGGTGTCGTTGGCCAGCCCAAGGTGGATCAATTCAGCATAATGGTGCACGCGCTGCAGAGTTACGGCCGCACTTTCAGGATCTCCGGCGAGCATCTGGTGTCCGGCAAGCTCGGTCATGGCGTGGACCAGCTCGGTGTAGAGGAAGCACTGTTCGCGCGGCTTGGCCTGGAGAGCGCGAGCTTCCATCTGGGCGATTGCGTTGGCGTCGGCCAGGATCTCTTCGGTTGCTGCACGGCAGGGAATGGACGACAGGAGAGTGACGGTGAACGCGGTGATCACGAGAGTACGGAGTAAACGGCCCATAACGCACCTCTGGTGCAAAGGCGGAGCGCTTGCTACTTCGAGTGTTGCAGAGCGATGAGGCGGTGACTGGCCTCCCACTCCTGATCGGGGAACTTCCCGGCCGCTGCGGTCAGGAACTGTTTATAGAGGTCGGACGCTTGCTTCGAGTGGTGCAATGAATCGTGTGCCGTAGCCGCTAAAAAGAGGGATGCGGGAGACTGTGGCAAGACGGTAGCACGTAGAGTCAGCGCTTGCAACACTATTTCCGAATTTTTGTTGTGCGACGCGGCGAAAGCCAGATTTTGTGCTGCATCTGCCATATCGGCTGGCTTCTTGAAAGCTTTAGGACTGGTGAGTGCCTGGCTAAGCGTCGCCTGGGCCTCCGGATACTGCTGAAGAGCTAACTGGGCCTCACCTTGATCAGCGAGGAGGTTTACGTCGTGCGGGGAATGGAGCAGGAGGGCGGCGTAGAGCGGTGCAGCCTTTGCAGGCTCCTTGTTATCGCTGTAGAGATGCGCCAGCAGCCGCGTAAGGTTGTCATCCGCAGGCTTCGCGGTATGCAGGGTATCAACGAGCGTTATAGCCTCAGGTGTCTTGTCCTCGGCAGCGTAGGTCGCGGCCAGTTGGCTGGTGAGCGTCGTGTCGGCCGGATGCTTCGCAAGCGCTCCGGTAAGAAGGGTCTCAGCCTCTGGAGCCCGCTTCAGCGAGAGGAGAAGATGCGCGAGCGCGGCCGTGATCGTCGGGTTACCGTCATGCGTTTTGAGTATGCGTCGGTAGGCATTTTCGGCGGTCGGCAGATCGTTCGCAGCTTCAGCCAGCTCACCTACAAGGAGCGCGTCATCGACACTTTCAGGCGAGAGTTTCAGAGCTTCGAGCAGGTCAGCCGAAGCTGCGGCGGGGTCACTCGATTGATCGAGCCGAGCGAGAGCACGGTACGCACGAGCCTTCAGCGCCGGGTCTTCGGTTGGCAGCGTGACCGCCTTGACAAGCTCCGTGTGAGCTTCAGTAAGCTTGCCCGTGCGCGCAAGCAGGAGACCAAGCGCGAGGTGCGGCGGGAAGAAGTTCGGATCGGCAGAGATGGACTTCTGATACGCCGCGGTAGCCCCGGCGTCGTTGTTCCGTGCGTCCTCGACGTAGCCAAGGTTGTAGAGCAGCGGAGCTTCGGTCGGATACTTCTCGGTGAGTGCCGTGAGAAGCTTGAACGCTGCAGGGTAGTCCTGATTCTGAAGCGCCTCGCCAGCCTGCGTACGCAAAGGATCCGTCGTGACGGTCTCGGTCTGGCTTGCGTCCGTCGTCCCCGGAGGAAGCTGGGCAACGGCAGCGAGCGGTACCGAGAGGAGGGACAGCATTACGACAAATGTCATGCAACGATCTAGGGTGAAACGAGTCATAGGAGCCGGAATCTTCAAAGGATGAGCTTGCGGAGAAGGGGACGGCGCATAAGCAGGCCCGCCCAAAGGATGATGGCAAAGACGATCGGCGCAGGCCACGTGGGATCGCTGATGCGAAGGTGGCTGGCCACAGCTCCGCCGCAGTAAGCAGTAAGGAGCAGCGCTCCAAACACAGCGGTGCGCGGTACCAGGTAGAGGACAGCGCAGACAAACTCAATTGGCGCCAGAATGTGCAGGAAGTCGGCGGTGTAGCCGAGCTTCGCGGTGCCTGCGATAACCTCCGGCGAGCTATGCCACGCTGTAACGCTGCCAAAAAGCAGAAAGCTCGCTGGAAGGATAGAAAGGACCCAACCCAGGATGTTGAGCGCTCTGGAAGGTTGAAGATCTGCGGTGCTAGACGTCATAGAAGCTCCTTACGCTGGCGATCATTTCGGTGAGCGATTCTATCGCGCCTGTGCGTGGGAGGGAACGGGTTGATGGTGTGAAGTTGCTTCAAGCACCGGTCCCAGCCAGTGGCCGGTGTGGCTGGCCGGATTGGCAGCGATCTCTTCCGGCGTGCCAACCGCAACGATCTGGCCGCCGCCGCTGCCGCCTTCGGGGCCCATGTCGATTACCCAGTCAGCAGATTTGATGACGTCAAGATTGTGTTCAATGACCAGTAGAGATCCGCCGCCGTCGATCAACTTACGGAAGGCGTTGAGAAGCTTCGCAACGTCGTCGAAGTGGAGGCCTGTCGTAGGCTCATCGAGGATGTACAACGTACGCGAACGAGCCTTTGCGGCCGCCTCGTTCGTCGACGCTCGATTCGTCACAGAGCGAGCCGTAGCAAGGTGCGCCGCGAGCTTAACACGCTGGGCCTCGCCGCCCGAGAGCGTCGTGGCGGACTGACCCAGGCGAACATAGCCCAGGCCGACTTCGTCGAGGACGAACAGTTTATCGACAATCTTCTGATGGCCCGCGAAGTAGTGCAGCGCTTCCTTAACGGTCATGTTGAGGACGTCGAAGATGCTCTTGCCCTTATATTTCACTTCAAGAATTGCGGCCTTGTACCGTGTCCCGTTACATTCTTCGCATGGCAGTTCGATATCTGCGAGGAACTGCATCTCGACCGTGACGGTGCCATCGCCTTCACAGACATCGCAGCGACCTCCCGGAACGTTGAAGGAGAAGTTGCCCGCAGTGAAGCTCTTCCGCTTGGCATCCGGTTGTGCACTGAAGAGATCGCGGATCGCGTCGAACGCCTTGATATAGGTGACAGGATTCGAACGCGGCGTGCGTCCGATAGGCGATTGGTCGACAAGGACGACATCGTTGAGGTGCTGGACGCCCGAGAGTTCGCGGTACAGCGAGGTCGGGTCCGATCCCTCGGTCTGGCCGAGCGCCTGCATCAGGGCGCGGTACAAGACCTGGTGAACGATGGTTGATTTGCCCGAGCCAGAGACGCCGGTGACACAGCAGAGCAGGCCAAGAGGAATATCGAGATCGACGCCGCGAAGGTTGTGGATGCGTGCGCCCGTAAGCTTCAGGTGCTCACGGCCAGGCTCGCGGCGATGCTTCGGGACAGGGATGGTGAGCCGGCCGGAGAGGTACTTGCCGGTGATGGAGTTCGGATCGGCTGTCACTTCGGCAACCGTTCCCGCAGCGAGCAACTCACCGCCTAGCTCGCCTGCGCCCGGACCAAGATCGAGCAGATGGTCGGCAGCGCGGATCACATCGGGATCATGCTCGACGACGAGGATCGTGTTGCCGAGATCGCGCAGGTCTTCCATGATGCGGATCAGCTTCGCGGTATCGCGGGTGTGCAGGCCAATGCTCGGCTCGTCGAGCACGTAGAGCGCGCCAACGAGCCTGGAACCGAGGCTGGTCGCCAACTGAATGCGTTGCGATTCGCCGCCTGAAAGGGTGGAACTGAGACGGTCGAGCGTCAGGTAATCGAGACCAACCTGGTGCAGGAAGGAGATGCGCTGCCGAACCTCTTCGAGGATCTTTCCGGCGATTTCAGTCTGTGCCGGTGAGAGTTGCAGATTGTCGAAGAAGTTCTGAGCGGCCGTGATGGTGAGGGCAGCCGCTTCGCAGATATTGATGTCGTTGATCAGGACAGCGCGAGCTTCGGCGCGGAGGCGCTGGCCCCGGCACTCAGGGCACGTGGCATAGCCGCGGTACTTCGAGAGGAAGACGCGCACATGCAGCTTGTACTTCTTGCGATCAAGCTCGGCAAAAAAGCCGCGAATGCCCGGAAAGCTGCCGTTGCCATCTTCGAGGAAGACCTGCTGCGGAATGGTCAGGTCATACCAAGCCACATCCGTTGGGATGCCCTGCGACTTCGCAGCACGAAGCATCTCGCCGTGATGCGGACGGTATTTCGTCGTGGTCCAGGGAGCGATGGCACCGTCGGCAAGCGACTTTGACTTGTCAGGGATGATGAGGTCAGGATCGAAGTCGATGGTGTTGCCGAAACCCTGGCAGCGCGGGCAGGCTCCGTAAGGATTGTTGAACGAGAAGAGGCGTGGCTCCGGCTCGCGATATGCCCTGTGGCAGGTGGAACATTCGAATGCTGCCGAGTAGCGAAGATGTTTCGGCTCTTCGTCGTCACGGGGCGCGGTGTGGAACTGGACCTCGCCAGACTCGCGATAGCCGGTCTCGATGGCGTCGACGATGCGGGCGCGGGAGTCGGGGCTGATCGAGAGGCGGTCGACGAGGACGAAGATCGGCTGCGCGAAGTCCAATTCAAGTAGCGACTCCGGCGTCGAGAACTCTACGATTCTGCCCGATTGATAGAGACGGTTGTAGCCGCGGCGGCGTAGTTCGGCCAGACGATCTTTGAGGGTGTCCGTTACAGACGCAAGGCCGATCACGGAGGTCGCGACTTTTGCGGACTTCTTTGCGGCGGACTTCTTCGCAGGCTTGGGTGTTTCGACCTCGGTAGAGGTGCCCTGCATCGGCTCAAGCTTCACATCAGCTCGGACGATGGGGAAGAGGGCGTACGTACGTGTTGACTCGGGCAGCGCGAGGAGCGCCGTGATGATCTCGTCGACCGTGTCGTGGCGAACGGTGCCCCCGCAGTGCAGACAGGTGACGGTGCCGCAGCGTGCGTAGAGCAGGCGGAGATAGTCATAGATCTCGGTGGCCGTGGCGACGGTCGAGCGCGGGTTGCGGGTCTGGTTCTTCTGCTTAATCGCGATAGCCGGGGCGAGACCGTCCATGAAATCGACGTCGGGCTTTTCGATCCGCTCCAGGAACTGGCGCGCATACGCAGAGAGCGATTCGACGTAGCGGCGCTGACCCTCGGCGTAGACCGTATCGAAGGCGAGCGAGGATTTGCCCGAACCGCTGACGCCGCTGACGACGGTGAGCGCGTTGTGCGGGATGTCGACATCGATCGACTTGAGGTTGTGGGTGCGCGCCCCGCGAATTGTGATCTGGTCATTCATAGGCAAATTTGTTATGTTTCGGCGTTACGTTTGATGCGAAGGCTCTGCCATGCTTCGGCGGTAATTTCAAGCGGTTCGCCGGATTCGACGCCACCAAGTAAGAGCGCGCCTAACTGCTCCTTGGCGCGGCGCTTCTGATCCTGCCGGATGAGGCTAGCGAGGTATTCCGCCGGGCTGGCGAAGCCGTTCTCGAGCACTTCAGCATCGATGACGGCCTGTAATTCAGCGGAGAGGAGAATCGTTGCCATCGGCTAAACCTCCTGCTGTGGACGGAAGATTTCGAGGATCAGCAGGCAGGCTCCAATGACGATGCAGGAGTCCGCGACGTTGAAGTCGGGCCAGTGGTAGTGGATGATCTTGACCTCGAGGAAGTCGACCACGTGCTTGAGAACGAGACGGTCGTAGAGGTTCCCGATCGCTCCACCGAGGATCAGCGCGAGAGCAATCGAGGTTGGGTTGAGTGCCCGGCCAACGCGCCAGAGCATCACGAAGACGATCACAACAGCGAGGACCGAGAAGCCGATGAGCACATTGCGGACGAGCAGCGGCGAGAAGGACTCCCCAAGCGAGAAGGCCGCGCCGATGTTGAGAACGTGCGTAAGCCGAAAGTAGCCGGGGATCAGCGTGATCGCCGAGCCGGCCTTGATGTGCGCGACGATCCAGTTCTTGCTGAGGCGATCGGCGAGAATGACGAGCGCGGTGACGATGAGGAGCGGGAGGCGGTAGTCTCGATTACGCATCAGGCTTGCGCCTCCTTTTCATACGGGGCGAAGTGGATGGCGTCGAGGGCTTCGGCGCAGCGCAGGCAGACGGTGGGGAAGCGTGCATCGTTGCCAACGTCTTCGGTGAAGCGCCAGCAGCGGTCGCATTTGGTTCCTGCGGCGGGTTTGGCCTGAACGTAGAAGGCTCCCTTTTCCGGAACGCCTTCGACTACCGTCGCGTGCTGGATCGAGACCTGCGACGCGCCGAAGAGCTCCGGCAGGATTGCCGCGTAGCCTTCGAAGAGCTGCTTGCTGGTCTGCTCAGCGGCAAGGCCTTCGATCCACCCGAGGACGATCTGGGCCTCAGAAGATTTGCCAATAGCCTTGGCTGCACGTTCCTCTTCAAGGACCTTGAGCGCCTCGTCACGAACGGTGAGGATCTTGTCCCAATCTGACTGAATTTGGTCGAAATCCAGGTCGACTATCTTGCCAGGGAAGTGGGCGAGATGCACGCTGGCTTCGCGGCCCTCAACCTTCGGCAGCAACGACCAGACCTCGTCAGCGGTAAAGCTCAGGATCGGCGCGATGAGCCGGGTAAGCGCTTCGGCGATGTGCCAAAGCGCGGTCTGGGCGCTGCGGCGGTGCTGGTGGTTGGGCGCGAAGGTGTAGAGGCGATCCTTCAGCACGTCCAGATACAGCGCAGACAGGTCGGTGTTCGTGAACTCGTTGAGGGCATGGTAGGCGCGGTGGAATTCCAAGTCGTCGTAGGCCGCGCGGATCTTCTTGTCGACCTCGGCGAGTCGCGCAAGAATGTATTGATCGAGCGGCTGCATCTCCGCGAACTTAATCTCGTTGGTGGCGGGGTCGAAGTCGTGAAGGTTGCCGAGGAGGAAGCGGAGCGTGTTGCGCAGCTTGCGGTAGTTGTCGCTGACGCGCTGCATCAGATTTTCGCTTGCGGCAACATCCTCGCGGAAGTCGACCGAGGCTACCCAGAGGCGGATGATCTCTCCGCCGAGGCGCTTCGCAATATCGACAGGATCGACGCCGTTGCCGAGTGACTTCGAGAAGGCGCGGCCCTGTTCGTCAAGCGTCCAGCCGGAGGTCGCGACCATCTTGTAGGGCGCTTCGTTACGCATCGCAACGGAGGTGAGCAGGGACGAGTGGAACCAGCCGCGATGCTGGTCGCCGCCCTCGGTGTAGAGGTCGGCTGGGAAGCTGAGTTCAGGCTCGGCCTCAAGAACGGCGTGCCATGAGGAGCCCGACTCGAACCAGACATCGAGGATGTCCATCTCCTTGCGGAACGCCGTGTTGCCGCAGTTAGCGCAAGCTGTACCTGAAGGTAAGAGGCTCGCGGCATCGTGGCTGTACCAGGCGTCGGCGGACTCCTTCTGAAAGAGCGCAACGATGCTCTTGTTGATCGCAGGATCGTTCAGCGGCGTGTGGCATTTCTCGCACAGGAAGACCGCAATCGGCACACCCCAGATGCGCTGGCGGGAGATGCACCAGTCGGGGCGCGTGGCGATCATGTTCGAGATGCGCTCTTTGCCCCATGCGGGGTCCCAGACAACCTTGTTGATCTCTTGGAGTGCTCGTTCACGGAAGGTAGCGGTGGTGTCGCCTTCCGGCATGGGCGTCTCCATGCCAATGAACCATTGCTCGGTTGCCCGCACGATCACGGGATTGTGGCAGCGCCAGCAGTGCGGGTAGGAGTGCTCGAACGAGGTGGCGGAGAGCAAGGCACCCTTTTCGCGGAGCAGTTCTGTGATCGGCGCGTTCGACTTGAAGACAGTCAGTCCTTCGTAGACTGCTCCGTCGGTGTTGCGCTGCTTGCCTGCGTTATCTACATACTGCAGGTCGGGCAGGTCGTAACGTTTGCCGGTGTAGAAGTCGTCGACACCGTGGGCGGGCGACGTGTGGACGGCTCCGGTACCCTGATCGGCGGTGACGTAATCGGCGAGAACGCCAAGGATGCTGCGTTCGAGGAACGGGTGCTGGAAGGTAGCGCGCTCAAGGACTTCGCCGGGGAAGAGCGCCACGATATCGGCCTGCGATGCGGGTTCAGCAGGGTGCTTCGCGCTCATCAGGTGGCAATGGACGATGACGGACGAGAGCAGCGCCTCGGCGACGATGTACGTGCCGGTAGTGCAGGCGAGGGCGACATACTCAAGCTTCGGGTTGAAGGCCACGGCCTGTGAGGCGGGGATGGTCCACGGCGTCGTCGTCCAGATGATCGTGTAGACATTCTGACCGGCAAGTCGCGGATGAATAGCTGCTGCATCTGACGTGAGCTTGTAGCGGATGTAGACGCTGGGCGACGTGTGCTGCTCGTACTCGACCTCTGCCTCGGCGAGGGCGGTGCGGTCGTGGATGCACCAGTAGACCGGCTTCAGGCCTTTATAGACGAAGCCCTTCTCGAAGAAGTCGTAGAAGCACTCGAGGATGCGGGCCTCGTACTCGAACGACATTGTCTTGTACGGATTGTCCCAGCGACCGAAGACACCGATGCGTTGGAACTGGCTGCTCTGCAGGTCGACGTACTTCTGCGCGTACTCGCGACAGGCCTGGCGAACCGCGATGGGGTCCATCTCAAGCTTCTTGCGGCCTAGCTGTTCGTCAACCTTGATCTCGATAGGCAGGCCATGGCAATCCCATCCGGGGACGTAGGGGGCGTCGAAGCCCGCCATGGTTTTGGTCTTGACGATGAAGTCTTTAATACACTTATTCAGGGCGTGGCCGAGGTGAATGGCCCCGTTGGCATAGGGCGGACCGTCATGCAGGATGTACTTCTCTGCTCCGGCGCGGGCGGCGCGAATCTGGCCGTAGAGGTCTTCCTCCTGCCATTTGGCGAGGCGCAGGGGCTCGTTGATGGGCAGGTTCGCCTTCATCGGGAAGGTGGTTTGGGGCAGGTTCAGTGTTGATTTGAGCGTCTTAGCTGCTGCTACGTTTTCCGGTGCTTCCGACATTCAATCCTCGTATCTGGTGCGGGCACTGCGTTTCTGTTCGGAGCCAACTTGTGGCAAACCTTTATTGTAGCCGGGGCTGTGGGGTAATGAACGTGGTGCACGTGTGACTTCTGTACGGTGGAAAGCGTCAAACCTCCTGTGCGCGGTCAGGCGAATGTTTGTAGAATATGAATCGGAGCCAGGCGCCGCGCGCCGCGAGTACGAGATGGAGCAAACCGGCGGTAGACCGGCAACGTGGTTCAGGTAACGAAATGGCGCGCGAAGAACGGGATGGGTGCGCATCTGGCGAGAGCTGGCTGCGGTGCCGAGGCGAATAGTTGAATGGCGAATACGTTTCTTACACCACCAGAGATTGACCCAGGCCACGAGACACAGTTGCGCCCGATGGGCGATACGCAT
Coding sequences:
- a CDS encoding tetratricopeptide repeat protein, with the protein product MTFVVMLSLLSVPLAAVAQLPPGTTDASQTETVTTDPLRTQAGEALQNQDYPAAFKLLTALTEKYPTEAPLLYNLGYVEDARNNDAGATAAYQKSISADPNFFPPHLALGLLLARTGKLTEAHTELVKAVTLPTEDPALKARAYRALARLDQSSDPAAASADLLEALKLSPESVDDALLVGELAEAANDLPTAENAYRRILKTHDGNPTITAALAHLLLSLKRAPEAETLLTGALAKHPADTTLTSQLAATYAAEDKTPEAITLVDTLHTAKPADDNLTRLLAHLYSDNKEPAKAAPLYAALLLHSPHDVNLLADQGEAQLALQQYPEAQATLSQALTSPKAFKKPADMADAAQNLAFAASHNKNSEIVLQALTLRATVLPQSPASLFLAATAHDSLHHSKQASDLYKQFLTAAAGKFPDQEWEASHRLIALQHSK
- a CDS encoding DoxX family protein, which translates into the protein MTSSTADLQPSRALNILGWVLSILPASFLLFGSVTAWHSSPEVIAGTAKLGYTADFLHILAPIEFVCAVLYLVPRTAVFGALLLTAYCGGAVASHLRISDPTWPAPIVFAIILWAGLLMRRPLLRKLIL
- the uvrA gene encoding excinuclease ABC subunit UvrA codes for the protein MNDQITIRGARTHNLKSIDVDIPHNALTVVSGVSGSGKSSLAFDTVYAEGQRRYVESLSAYARQFLERIEKPDVDFMDGLAPAIAIKQKNQTRNPRSTVATATEIYDYLRLLYARCGTVTCLHCGGTVRHDTVDEIITALLALPESTRTYALFPIVRADVKLEPMQGTSTEVETPKPAKKSAAKKSAKVATSVIGLASVTDTLKDRLAELRRRGYNRLYQSGRIVEFSTPESLLELDFAQPIFVLVDRLSISPDSRARIVDAIETGYRESGEVQFHTAPRDDEEPKHLRYSAAFECSTCHRAYREPEPRLFSFNNPYGACPRCQGFGNTIDFDPDLIIPDKSKSLADGAIAPWTTTKYRPHHGEMLRAAKSQGIPTDVAWYDLTIPQQVFLEDGNGSFPGIRGFFAELDRKKYKLHVRVFLSKYRGYATCPECRGQRLRAEARAVLINDINICEAAALTITAAQNFFDNLQLSPAQTEIAGKILEEVRQRISFLHQVGLDYLTLDRLSSTLSGGESQRIQLATSLGSRLVGALYVLDEPSIGLHTRDTAKLIRIMEDLRDLGNTILVVEHDPDVIRAADHLLDLGPGAGELGGELLAAGTVAEVTADPNSITGKYLSGRLTIPVPKHRREPGREHLKLTGARIHNLRGVDLDIPLGLLCCVTGVSGSGKSTIVHQVLYRALMQALGQTEGSDPTSLYRELSGVQHLNDVVLVDQSPIGRTPRSNPVTYIKAFDAIRDLFSAQPDAKRKSFTAGNFSFNVPGGRCDVCEGDGTVTVEMQFLADIELPCEECNGTRYKAAILEVKYKGKSIFDVLNMTVKEALHYFAGHQKIVDKLFVLDEVGLGYVRLGQSATTLSGGEAQRVKLAAHLATARSVTNRASTNEAAAKARSRTLYILDEPTTGLHFDDVAKLLNAFRKLIDGGGSLLVIEHNLDVIKSADWVIDMGPEGGSGGGQIVAVGTPEEIAANPASHTGHWLGPVLEATSHHQPVPSHAQAR
- a CDS encoding ribbon-helix-helix domain-containing protein gives rise to the protein MATILLSAELQAVIDAEVLENGFASPAEYLASLIRQDQKRRAKEQLGALLLGGVESGEPLEITAEAWQSLRIKRNAET
- the lspA gene encoding signal peptidase II, with product MRNRDYRLPLLIVTALVILADRLSKNWIVAHIKAGSAITLIPGYFRLTHVLNIGAAFSLGESFSPLLVRNVLIGFSVLAVVIVFVMLWRVGRALNPTSIALALILGGAIGNLYDRLVLKHVVDFLEVKIIHYHWPDFNVADSCIVIGACLLILEIFRPQQEV
- the ileS gene encoding isoleucine--tRNA ligase — protein: MSEAPENVAAAKTLKSTLNLPQTTFPMKANLPINEPLRLAKWQEEDLYGQIRAARAGAEKYILHDGPPYANGAIHLGHALNKCIKDFIVKTKTMAGFDAPYVPGWDCHGLPIEIKVDEQLGRKKLEMDPIAVRQACREYAQKYVDLQSSQFQRIGVFGRWDNPYKTMSFEYEARILECFYDFFEKGFVYKGLKPVYWCIHDRTALAEAEVEYEQHTSPSVYIRYKLTSDAAAIHPRLAGQNVYTIIWTTTPWTIPASQAVAFNPKLEYVALACTTGTYIVAEALLSSVIVHCHLMSAKHPAEPASQADIVALFPGEVLERATFQHPFLERSILGVLADYVTADQGTGAVHTSPAHGVDDFYTGKRYDLPDLQYVDNAGKQRNTDGAVYEGLTVFKSNAPITELLREKGALLSATSFEHSYPHCWRCHNPVIVRATEQWFIGMETPMPEGDTTATFRERALQEINKVVWDPAWGKERISNMIATRPDWCISRQRIWGVPIAVFLCEKCHTPLNDPAINKSIVALFQKESADAWYSHDAASLLPSGTACANCGNTAFRKEMDILDVWFESGSSWHAVLEAEPELSFPADLYTEGGDQHRGWFHSSLLTSVAMRNEAPYKMVATSGWTLDEQGRAFSKSLGNGVDPVDIAKRLGGEIIRLWVASVDFREDVAASENLMQRVSDNYRKLRNTLRFLLGNLHDFDPATNEIKFAEMQPLDQYILARLAEVDKKIRAAYDDLEFHRAYHALNEFTNTDLSALYLDVLKDRLYTFAPNHQHRRSAQTALWHIAEALTRLIAPILSFTADEVWSLLPKVEGREASVHLAHFPGKIVDLDFDQIQSDWDKILTVRDEALKVLEEERAAKAIGKSSEAQIVLGWIEGLAAEQTSKQLFEGYAAILPELFGASQVSIQHATVVEGVPEKGAFYVQAKPAAGTKCDRCWRFTEDVGNDARFPTVCLRCAEALDAIHFAPYEKEAQA